One genomic window of Fusarium fujikuroi IMI 58289 draft genome, chromosome FFUJ_chr01 includes the following:
- a CDS encoding probable ribosomal protein S12, cytosolic, with amino-acid sequence MADEYDAEQAAELKRKRAFRKFSYRGIDLDQLLDLSSDQLRDVVHARARRRINRGLKRRPMGLIKKLRKAKQEAQPNEKPDLVKTHLRDMIVVPEMIGSVIGIYSGKEFNQVEIKPEMVGHYLAEFSISYKPVKHGRPGIGATHSSRFIPLK; translated from the exons ATGGCTGACGAATAC GACGCCGAGCAGGCTGCCGAGctcaagagaaagagagcCTTCCGAAAGTTCTCCTACCGAGGAATCGACCTTGATCA GCTCCTCGACCTCTCCTCCGACCAGCTTCGCGATGTTGTCCACGCTCGTGCCCGCCGCAGGATCAACCGTGGCCTGAAGCGCCGCCCCATGggtctcatcaagaagctccgaAAGGCTAAGCAGGAGGCTCAGCCCAACGAGAAGCCCGACCTCGTCAAGACCCACCTCCGAGACATGATTGTCGTCCCCGAGATGATTGGCAGTGTCATTGGTATCTACTCCGGCAAGGAGTTCAACCAGGTCGAGATCAAGCCTGAGATGGTTGGTCACTACCTGGCTGAGTTCTCTATCTCATA CAAGCCTGTCAAGCACGGTAGGCCCGGTATTGGTGCCACGCACTCTTCTCGATTCATTCCCCTCAAGTAA